A portion of the Streptomyces erythrochromogenes genome contains these proteins:
- a CDS encoding SDR family oxidoreductase, which translates to MSSPDPHVSDKRSRAAQDDDRPEHGDGASGVRPPRNPESPRRPSPVIAVTGAASGVGAALVSRLAASDEVKQVVAIDERRGDCAAAQWHVLDVRDPAIAEKLRGADVVVHLALDLDLETDPAARTAYNVRGTQTVLTAAAAAGVHRVVLCTSAMVYGALPDNDIPLSEDSELRATAEATGVGDLLEIERLGRRAPRAHPGLNVTVVRPAVLVGGTDTALTRYFESPRLLVVAGSRPTWQFCHVEDLVSALEYAALEKVEGELAVGCEGWLEQEEVEELSGIRRMELPSAVALGAAARLHRIGLTPSPAGDLAYTMHPWVVSVSGLHAAGWRPRWTNEEVLAELLQEVAGRHTVAGRRLGRRDAATAAGAAGATVALLGAAAAVRLARKRRGI; encoded by the coding sequence GTGAGTTCCCCAGATCCGCACGTTTCGGATAAGCGCAGCCGCGCTGCGCAGGACGACGACCGCCCCGAGCACGGCGACGGCGCCTCCGGCGTTCGCCCGCCGCGAAACCCGGAAAGCCCGCGCCGGCCCAGCCCCGTGATCGCGGTGACCGGCGCCGCCTCGGGCGTCGGTGCGGCCCTCGTGAGCCGCCTCGCCGCCTCCGACGAGGTCAAGCAGGTCGTCGCCATCGACGAGCGGCGCGGGGACTGCGCGGCCGCGCAGTGGCACGTACTCGACGTACGGGACCCCGCGATCGCCGAGAAGCTGCGCGGCGCGGACGTCGTCGTCCACCTCGCCCTCGACCTCGACCTGGAGACGGACCCGGCGGCCCGTACGGCGTACAACGTGCGCGGGACCCAGACCGTCCTCACGGCGGCCGCCGCGGCCGGCGTGCACCGCGTCGTGCTGTGCACCTCCGCGATGGTCTACGGGGCCCTGCCCGACAACGACATCCCGCTGTCGGAGGACTCCGAGCTGCGGGCCACCGCCGAGGCGACCGGCGTCGGCGACCTGCTGGAGATCGAGCGCCTCGGCCGCCGGGCGCCCCGCGCGCACCCCGGGCTCAACGTCACCGTGGTCCGCCCCGCGGTCCTGGTCGGCGGCACCGACACCGCCCTGACCCGGTACTTCGAGTCCCCGCGCCTGCTCGTGGTCGCGGGATCCCGTCCCACCTGGCAGTTCTGCCATGTGGAGGACCTGGTCAGCGCCCTGGAGTACGCGGCCCTGGAGAAGGTCGAGGGCGAGCTGGCCGTGGGCTGCGAGGGGTGGCTGGAGCAGGAGGAGGTCGAGGAGCTGAGCGGCATCCGCCGCATGGAGCTGCCCTCGGCGGTCGCGCTGGGCGCCGCGGCCCGCCTGCACCGCATCGGCCTGACCCCGTCCCCGGCCGGCGACCTCGCGTACACGATGCACCCCTGGGTGGTCAGCGTCAGCGGCCTGCACGCGGCCGGCTGGCGGCCGCGCTGGACCAACGAGGAGGTGCTCGCCGAGCTCCTCCAGGAGGTCGCGGGCCGCCACACCGTCGCGGGCCGCAGGCTGGGCCGCAGGGACGCCGCCACGGCCGCCGGAGCGGCGGGCGCGACGGTGGCGCTGCTGGGCGCGGCCGCCGCGGTCCGCCTGGCCCGCAAGCGCCGCGGGATCTGA
- a CDS encoding YlbL family protein has protein sequence MPRRTATMLASTLVLFALLCAGVFIKVPYSEMSPGPTVNTLGDSQGAPVLNISGRKTYPTSGHLNMTTVRVTGADYEMNLVEAVYGWLAGDNIVVPHENLYPNGKTDAESTQENAEEFSQSQQSAKVAALKQLGIPVTPRVIVASVVKDSPSEGRLHAGDVVKAVDGAPVTAPEDVAKLVTKHKPGEPVEFTIVPAADAAAAAKAGREPTGTSKVTVTAGKAEGDGRAIVGIRAGSDHTFPFTIDIKLADVGGPSAGLMFALGIVDKLTPEDLTGGKFVAGTGTIDDAGKVGPIGGIQMKTIGARKAGAEYFLTPADNCASAASNVPDGLTLVKVSTIDDATKSLQKISRGDTAGLPQCSAKP, from the coding sequence ATGCCACGCCGCACCGCGACGATGCTCGCCTCCACCCTGGTGCTGTTCGCGCTGCTCTGCGCAGGGGTGTTCATCAAGGTCCCGTACTCCGAGATGAGCCCCGGCCCGACCGTGAACACGCTCGGGGACTCGCAGGGCGCGCCGGTCCTCAACATCTCGGGGCGCAAGACGTACCCGACCAGCGGTCACCTCAACATGACGACGGTGCGCGTCACGGGCGCCGACTACGAGATGAACCTGGTGGAGGCCGTCTACGGGTGGCTGGCCGGCGACAACATCGTCGTCCCGCACGAGAACCTCTACCCGAACGGCAAGACCGACGCGGAGTCCACCCAGGAGAACGCCGAGGAGTTCAGCCAGTCGCAGCAGAGCGCCAAGGTCGCGGCGCTCAAGCAGCTGGGCATCCCGGTCACGCCCCGCGTGATCGTCGCCTCCGTGGTCAAGGACAGCCCCTCCGAGGGCCGGCTGCACGCCGGCGACGTGGTCAAGGCCGTGGACGGCGCCCCCGTCACCGCCCCCGAGGACGTGGCCAAGCTCGTCACCAAGCACAAGCCCGGCGAACCGGTCGAGTTCACCATCGTGCCCGCCGCCGACGCCGCCGCGGCGGCGAAGGCCGGCCGCGAGCCCACCGGCACCTCCAAGGTCACGGTCACCGCCGGCAAGGCGGAGGGCGACGGCCGTGCCATCGTCGGCATCCGGGCCGGCAGCGACCACACCTTCCCGTTCACGATCGACATCAAGCTCGCCGACGTCGGCGGCCCGAGCGCCGGGCTGATGTTCGCGCTGGGCATCGTCGACAAGCTGACCCCGGAGGACCTGACCGGCGGGAAGTTCGTCGCCGGCACCGGCACCATCGACGACGCCGGCAAGGTCGGTCCCATCGGCGGCATCCAGATGAAGACCATCGGCGCCCGCAAGGCCGGCGCGGAGTACTTCCTCACCCCCGCAGACAACTGCGCCTCCGCGGCCTCCAACGTGCCGGACGGGCTGACGCTGGTGAAGGTCTCCACCATCGACGACGCCACGAAGTCGCTGCAGAAGATCAGCAGGGGGGACACGGCCGGGCTGCCGCAGTGCAGCGCCAAGCCCTGA
- a CDS encoding tetratricopeptide repeat protein, translating into MGFMGDRSTLLETGRFVRAQAEAGTGANESAPVADTQTALTDADFAQEMFAETDAASDAELEARHRVAADKGDPGAMSVLGALLLRRGDLDGAEPYLRGATAEGDRAAANNLGVLLLQRGYPEEAAGWWRVAAVAGSAPAAHALGRHFRERGDEPAAEYWLRQAAESGHALGAYGLADLLEHRGDKGIERWFRAAAEQGHREAAYRLARHLRKGDPAEAEQWYRQAAARGHRRAALHLGALLEARGELKEAGRWYLTSAKQGEARAACALGFLLRDAGDEESAAAWWHRAAKDGDGNAANALGALHAARGETQTAERWYRTAMDAGDQNGAYNLALLCAAQDRTAQAEQWYRRAAYAGHREAANALAIMLLQVGDAAGAEPWFSKAAEAGSVDAAFNLGILFASRDEDRTALKWYERAASAGHTDAALQVGIALVRDGEERAAERHLRCAAGGGSAEAAFRLAALLESLAPPPEPPALGEPVGSAPRTESEEWYERAAELGHRRAQVRVGMLAAARGDMESAARWYREAAEAGSRNGAFNLGLLLAREGSEPEAALWWTRAAVAGHGRAALRLGLLAARHGDLAEGQKWCARAMELGPAEVSERAARLREALAEELSA; encoded by the coding sequence ATGGGATTTATGGGGGACAGGTCAACTCTGCTGGAGACAGGGCGGTTTGTGAGGGCGCAGGCCGAAGCGGGCACAGGAGCCAACGAGTCGGCACCCGTTGCCGACACGCAGACCGCGCTGACCGATGCGGATTTCGCACAGGAGATGTTCGCCGAGACCGACGCGGCGAGCGACGCCGAGCTGGAGGCCCGGCACCGGGTGGCCGCCGACAAGGGCGACCCCGGTGCCATGAGCGTGCTCGGCGCGCTGCTGCTGCGCCGCGGAGACCTGGACGGCGCCGAGCCGTACCTGCGCGGGGCCACCGCCGAGGGGGACCGCGCCGCCGCCAACAACCTGGGCGTCCTGCTGCTCCAGCGGGGCTACCCCGAGGAGGCCGCCGGCTGGTGGCGGGTCGCCGCCGTGGCCGGCTCCGCGCCCGCCGCGCACGCCCTGGGCCGTCACTTCCGCGAGCGCGGGGACGAGCCGGCCGCCGAGTACTGGCTGCGCCAGGCGGCGGAATCCGGCCACGCACTGGGCGCGTACGGGCTGGCCGACCTGCTGGAGCACCGCGGGGACAAGGGCATTGAGCGGTGGTTCCGCGCCGCCGCCGAACAGGGTCACCGCGAGGCCGCCTACCGGCTGGCGAGGCACCTGCGCAAGGGCGACCCCGCCGAGGCCGAGCAGTGGTACCGCCAGGCCGCCGCCCGCGGGCACCGGCGCGCGGCGCTGCACCTGGGCGCCCTGCTGGAGGCGCGCGGGGAGCTCAAGGAGGCCGGGCGCTGGTACCTGACCTCCGCCAAGCAGGGTGAGGCGCGGGCCGCGTGCGCGCTCGGCTTCCTGCTGCGCGACGCCGGCGACGAGGAGAGCGCGGCCGCGTGGTGGCACAGGGCGGCGAAGGACGGCGACGGCAACGCCGCGAACGCCCTGGGCGCGCTGCACGCCGCGCGGGGCGAGACCCAGACCGCGGAGCGCTGGTACCGGACCGCCATGGACGCCGGAGATCAAAACGGGGCGTACAACCTTGCTTTGCTGTGCGCCGCACAGGACCGGACCGCGCAGGCCGAGCAGTGGTACCGGCGCGCCGCCTACGCCGGCCACCGCGAAGCGGCCAACGCGCTGGCCATCATGCTGCTCCAGGTCGGCGACGCGGCGGGCGCGGAGCCGTGGTTCTCGAAGGCCGCGGAGGCGGGCAGCGTCGACGCAGCCTTCAACCTCGGCATCCTCTTCGCCAGCCGCGACGAGGACCGCACGGCGCTGAAGTGGTACGAGCGGGCCGCCTCGGCCGGCCACACCGACGCCGCCCTCCAGGTCGGCATCGCGCTGGTGCGGGACGGGGAGGAGCGGGCCGCCGAGCGGCACCTGCGGTGCGCGGCGGGCGGCGGCAGCGCAGAGGCGGCGTTCCGCCTGGCCGCGCTGCTGGAGTCGCTGGCTCCGCCGCCGGAGCCGCCGGCGCTGGGCGAGCCGGTGGGCAGCGCCCCGCGCACCGAGAGCGAGGAGTGGTACGAGCGGGCCGCCGAGCTGGGGCACCGCCGGGCCCAGGTGCGCGTCGGCATGCTGGCGGCCGCCCGCGGCGACATGGAGTCGGCTGCCCGCTGGTACCGGGAGGCGGCCGAGGCCGGGTCCCGCAACGGCGCGTTCAACCTGGGCCTGCTGCTGGCCCGCGAGGGGAGCGAGCCGGAGGCGGCCCTGTGGTGGACGCGCGCGGCGGTGGCCGGCCACGGCCGCGCCGCCCTGCGGCTGGGGCTGCTGGCGGCCCGCCACGGCGACCTCGCGGAGGGCCAGAAGTGGTGCGCCCGCGCCATGGAACTGGGGCCCGCGGAGGTCTCGGAGCGCGCGGCCCGGCTGCGCGAGGCCCTGGCGGAGGAACTCTCGGCGTGA
- a CDS encoding NUDIX hydrolase: MSLYDDAVLVLKGYEDQTELRDLYLEHLAAHPDGVYKPCEAGHVTGSALVIDPVGKRVLLTLHKKLGMWLQMGGHCEPGDTTMADVALREAREESGIEHGLALVPGGPVRLDRHAIPAPCNWHLDVQYAALAPAGAVAEVSEESLDVRWFPYEEVASVADTSVVLLLEATLARLAAC, encoded by the coding sequence GTGAGCCTCTACGACGACGCGGTCCTGGTCCTGAAGGGCTACGAGGACCAGACCGAGCTGCGCGACCTCTACCTGGAGCACCTGGCCGCCCACCCGGACGGGGTCTACAAGCCCTGCGAGGCGGGGCACGTCACGGGCAGCGCGCTCGTGATCGACCCGGTGGGGAAGCGGGTGCTGCTGACCCTGCACAAGAAGCTGGGCATGTGGCTGCAGATGGGCGGCCACTGCGAGCCCGGTGACACGACGATGGCGGACGTGGCCCTGCGCGAGGCCCGCGAGGAGTCCGGCATCGAGCACGGTCTGGCCCTGGTGCCCGGCGGCCCGGTGCGTCTGGACCGGCACGCCATCCCGGCGCCCTGCAACTGGCACCTGGACGTGCAGTACGCGGCGCTGGCCCCGGCCGGCGCGGTGGCGGAGGTCAGCGAGGAGTCCCTGGACGTGCGCTGGTTCCCGTACGAGGAGGTGGCCTCGGTGGCCGACACCTCGGTCGTCCTGCTGTTGGAGGCGACGCTGGCGCGGCTCGCCGCGTGCTGA
- a CDS encoding zinc-dependent metalloprotease — MSDTPFGFGLPPEEPDNGDEGKKKGNQGGQGGPANPFGFPGMGLPGAGGPGGADNPFAAMFGSMNPNDLGAAFQQLGQMLSYEGGPVNWDMAKDIARQTVAQGTADGVKDTSVGIAEKSAVEEAVRLADHWLDGVTSLPSGATTAVAWSRAEWVEATLPVWKELVDPVAERVGAAMGSVLPEEMQAMAGPLLGMMRSMGGAMFGQQIGQAVGVLAGEVVGSTDIGLPLGPAGKAALLPLNIEGFGKDLGVPSDEVRLYLALREAAHARLFAHVPWLRSHLFGAVEGYARGIKVDTSKLEDVVGQLDPSNPEQLQEALQGGMFQPQDTPEQKAALARLETALALVEGWVDAVVHEAAKPRLTSADAMRETMRRRRASGGPAEQTFATLIGLELRPRRLRDASRLWASLTDARGVDGRDGLWEHPDMLPTASDLDDPDGFVHREQLDFSEIDKMLGEAAEKRGQQGDGEGEENK; from the coding sequence GTGAGCGACACCCCATTCGGATTCGGCCTTCCGCCGGAGGAGCCGGACAACGGCGACGAAGGCAAGAAGAAGGGCAACCAGGGCGGTCAGGGCGGCCCCGCGAATCCCTTCGGGTTCCCCGGCATGGGGCTGCCGGGCGCCGGTGGCCCCGGGGGCGCGGACAATCCGTTCGCCGCGATGTTCGGTTCGATGAACCCGAACGACCTCGGTGCGGCCTTCCAGCAGCTCGGCCAGATGCTCAGCTACGAGGGCGGTCCCGTGAACTGGGACATGGCCAAGGACATCGCCCGCCAGACCGTCGCGCAGGGCACGGCGGACGGCGTGAAGGACACGAGCGTCGGCATCGCCGAGAAGTCGGCCGTCGAGGAGGCCGTGCGCCTGGCCGACCACTGGCTGGACGGCGTGACCTCGCTGCCCTCCGGTGCCACCACGGCCGTGGCGTGGAGCCGCGCCGAGTGGGTCGAGGCCACCCTGCCGGTGTGGAAGGAGCTCGTGGACCCGGTCGCCGAGCGGGTCGGCGCGGCCATGGGCAGCGTGCTGCCCGAGGAGATGCAGGCCATGGCGGGCCCGCTGCTGGGCATGATGCGCTCCATGGGCGGGGCCATGTTCGGCCAGCAGATCGGGCAGGCCGTCGGCGTCCTCGCCGGCGAGGTCGTCGGCTCGACCGACATCGGGCTGCCGCTGGGCCCGGCGGGCAAGGCCGCGCTGCTCCCGCTGAACATCGAGGGCTTCGGCAAGGACCTGGGCGTTCCCTCGGACGAGGTGCGGCTGTACCTGGCGCTGCGCGAGGCGGCCCACGCCCGGCTCTTCGCGCACGTCCCGTGGCTGCGCTCGCACCTGTTCGGAGCCGTCGAGGGCTACGCCCGCGGCATCAAGGTGGACACCTCGAAGCTGGAGGACGTGGTCGGGCAGCTGGACCCGTCCAACCCGGAGCAGCTGCAGGAGGCCCTGCAGGGCGGCATGTTCCAGCCGCAGGACACCCCCGAGCAGAAGGCCGCCCTGGCCCGCCTGGAGACGGCGCTCGCGCTGGTCGAGGGCTGGGTCGACGCGGTGGTGCACGAGGCGGCCAAGCCGCGGCTGACCTCGGCGGACGCGATGCGCGAGACCATGCGCCGGCGGCGCGCCTCGGGCGGCCCGGCGGAGCAGACCTTCGCGACGCTGATCGGCCTGGAGCTGCGGCCGCGCCGGCTGCGCGACGCCTCCCGTCTGTGGGCCTCGCTGACCGACGCGCGCGGTGTGGACGGCCGCGACGGGCTGTGGGAGCACCCGGACATGCTGCCGACGGCCTCCGACCTGGACGACCCGGACGGCTTCGTGCACCGCGAGCAGCTGGACTTCTCCGAGATCGACAAGATGCTCGGCGAGGCGGCCGAGAAGCGCGGTCAGCAGGGCGACGGCGAGGGCGAAGAGAACAAGTGA
- a CDS encoding UPF0182 family membrane protein: protein MPDRGGGPSGPRMRVGRPSRRARTLLMTLGVLAVLGMLFIMFAGFWTDWLWFRSVKYSTVFTTTLWTKIGLFAVFGLLMAGAVGLNIWLAHRLRPPLSAMSMEQQSLDRYRMSIAPYKKWLLLGISVLVGLIAGASAAGQWKTWLMYVNGVPFGTKDPQFHMDVSFYTFDLPWYRFLLGFGFAAVVLSVIAATVVHYLYGGLRVTSPGARATAAATGHLSVLLGLFVTLKAVAYWLDRYGLAVKSSDFKAADNWTGLRYVDANAYLPAKTILVAIAAICAVLFFATLWRRTWQLPVIGFGLMVLSAILIGGLYPAIVQKFQVQPNEQAKESPYVQKNIKATRDAYGIAGAEVKDYPGVPQTEDRTKLRSAADTTASLRLLDPNIVSPAFQQLQQVKGYYAFPSTLAVDRYSGQDTVIGLRELNIGGIPKNNWINDHFKYTHGYGVVAAKGTTVKDGAPDFTQSDLPSKGMFGTDFEQRIYYGEQTKQYSIVGGPQKELDYSDDKGEKETSYKGDSGVNLDNPVNRAAYALSFSEPQILYSGAIGEGSRILYNRTPKQRVEAVAPWLTIDGAPYPAVIDGRIKWIVDAYTTTNGYPYASRTTLGQSTADSLTNSQRAVVAQENQVNYIRNSVKATVDAYDGSVDLYQWDTQDPVLKTWMKAFPGTVKPKSEIDKPLMDHLRYPQDLFKVQRELLTRYHVTDPQTFLSGSEAWAVPDDPTTKAGTAVPPYYLSMKMPEQKEKDQVFSLTTTFTPNERPNLSAFMSVNADPGTADYGKIRILKMPTSKPPEGPGQVQSKFQSEPKIAESIRLLRGGDSEIEYGNLLAVPLDGGMLYVEPVYVRSSGLKYPLLRKVLVTYGNQTAFEDTLEKALNVVFGAEAPTTPVPPAQPPGEGTVTPPTNQDPTVKAALSDAQKAIEEAEKARQAGDWAAFGKAQDDIKAALKRAIEAEAKATPPPSGG from the coding sequence ATGCCGGACCGCGGCGGAGGCCCTTCCGGGCCACGGATGAGAGTCGGACGCCCCTCCCGGCGTGCTCGCACTCTCCTCATGACCTTGGGCGTGCTGGCCGTCCTGGGAATGCTCTTCATCATGTTCGCTGGCTTCTGGACGGACTGGCTCTGGTTCCGCTCCGTGAAGTACTCCACCGTCTTCACCACCACGCTGTGGACCAAGATCGGCCTCTTCGCCGTCTTCGGCCTGCTGATGGCCGGTGCGGTCGGGCTGAACATCTGGCTGGCGCACCGGCTGCGGCCGCCGCTCAGCGCGATGTCGATGGAGCAGCAGAGCCTCGACCGCTACCGGATGAGCATCGCCCCGTACAAGAAGTGGCTGCTCCTGGGCATCTCGGTGCTCGTCGGCCTGATCGCCGGAGCCTCGGCGGCCGGTCAGTGGAAGACCTGGCTCATGTACGTGAACGGGGTGCCCTTCGGCACGAAGGACCCCCAGTTCCACATGGACGTGTCCTTCTACACCTTCGACCTGCCCTGGTACCGCTTCCTGCTGGGCTTCGGCTTCGCCGCCGTCGTCCTGTCGGTGATCGCCGCGACCGTCGTGCACTACCTGTACGGCGGACTGCGCGTGACCAGCCCGGGCGCCCGGGCCACCGCGGCCGCGACCGGGCACCTCTCGGTGCTCCTCGGCCTCTTCGTCACGCTCAAGGCGGTCGCGTACTGGCTCGACCGGTACGGCCTCGCCGTGAAGTCCAGCGACTTCAAGGCCGCCGACAACTGGACGGGCCTGCGGTACGTCGACGCCAACGCCTACCTGCCGGCGAAGACGATCCTCGTCGCCATCGCCGCGATCTGCGCCGTGCTGTTCTTCGCGACGCTGTGGCGCCGCACCTGGCAGCTGCCGGTGATCGGCTTCGGCCTGATGGTGCTCTCGGCGATCCTGATCGGCGGGCTCTACCCGGCGATCGTGCAGAAGTTCCAGGTCCAGCCGAACGAGCAGGCCAAGGAATCCCCGTACGTCCAGAAGAACATCAAGGCGACGCGCGACGCCTACGGGATCGCCGGCGCCGAGGTCAAGGACTACCCGGGCGTGCCGCAGACCGAGGACCGCACCAAGCTGCGGTCGGCGGCCGACACCACGGCCAGCCTGCGCCTCCTCGACCCGAACATCGTCTCGCCCGCCTTCCAGCAGCTGCAGCAGGTCAAGGGCTACTACGCCTTCCCGTCCACGCTCGCCGTCGACCGGTACAGCGGCCAGGACACGGTCATCGGCCTGCGTGAGCTGAACATCGGCGGCATCCCGAAGAACAACTGGATCAACGACCACTTCAAGTACACGCACGGCTACGGCGTGGTCGCGGCCAAGGGCACCACCGTGAAGGACGGCGCCCCCGACTTCACCCAGTCCGACCTGCCCTCCAAGGGGATGTTCGGCACGGACTTCGAGCAGCGGATCTACTACGGCGAGCAGACGAAGCAGTACTCGATCGTCGGCGGGCCGCAGAAGGAGCTCGACTACTCGGACGACAAGGGCGAGAAGGAGACCAGCTACAAGGGCGACTCCGGCGTCAACCTGGACAACCCGGTCAACCGGGCCGCCTACGCGCTGAGCTTCAGCGAGCCGCAGATCCTGTACTCGGGAGCCATCGGCGAGGGCTCGCGGATCCTCTACAACCGCACGCCCAAGCAGCGCGTCGAGGCCGTCGCCCCGTGGCTGACCATCGACGGCGCCCCCTACCCGGCCGTGATCGACGGCCGGATCAAGTGGATCGTCGACGCCTACACGACCACCAACGGCTACCCGTACGCCTCGCGCACCACGCTGGGCCAGAGCACCGCGGACTCGCTGACCAACAGCCAGCGCGCGGTGGTCGCCCAGGAGAACCAGGTCAACTACATCCGCAACTCGGTGAAGGCGACCGTCGACGCGTACGACGGCTCGGTCGACCTGTACCAGTGGGACACCCAGGACCCGGTCCTGAAGACGTGGATGAAGGCGTTCCCGGGCACGGTGAAGCCCAAGAGCGAGATCGACAAGCCGCTCATGGACCACCTCCGCTACCCGCAGGACCTCTTCAAGGTCCAGCGCGAGTTGCTGACGCGGTACCACGTCACCGACCCGCAGACCTTCCTCAGCGGCAGTGAGGCCTGGGCCGTCCCGGACGACCCGACGACCAAGGCCGGCACGGCGGTTCCGCCGTACTACCTGTCGATGAAGATGCCGGAGCAGAAGGAGAAGGACCAGGTCTTCTCGCTCACGACGACCTTCACGCCGAACGAGCGGCCCAACCTGAGCGCCTTCATGTCGGTCAACGCCGATCCGGGCACCGCGGACTACGGCAAGATCCGCATCCTGAAGATGCCCACCAGCAAGCCGCCGGAGGGCCCCGGCCAGGTGCAGAGCAAGTTCCAGTCCGAACCGAAGATCGCCGAGTCCATCCGCCTGCTGCGCGGTGGTGACTCGGAGATCGAGTACGGCAACCTGCTCGCGGTGCCGCTCGACGGCGGGATGCTCTATGTCGAACCGGTCTACGTCCGCAGTTCCGGCCTCAAGTACCCGCTGCTGCGCAAGGTGCTGGTGACCTACGGAAACCAGACCGCCTTCGAGGACACCCTGGAGAAGGCGCTGAACGTGGTCTTCGGGGCCGAGGCCCCGACCACGCCGGTGCCGCCGGCCCAGCCGCCGGGCGAGGGCACCGTCACGCCCCCGACCAACCAGGACCCGACGGTCAAGGCGGCCCTCTCAGACGCCCAGAAGGCGATCGAGGAGGCCGAGAAGGCCAGGCAGGCCGGTGACTGGGCGGCCTTCGGCAAGGCCCAGGACGACATCAAGGCCGCGCTGAAGCGGGCGATCGAGGCGGAGGCGAAGGCCACGCCCCCTCCCTCGGGCGGCTGA
- a CDS encoding Fur family transcriptional regulator, producing MSDLLERLRGRGWRMTAQRRVVAEVLDGDHVHLTADEVHARAVAKLPEISRATVYNTLGELVSLGEVLEVATDRRAKRYDPNAHRPHQHLVCAQCGAIRDVHPAGNPLADLPDSERFGFVVSAVEVTYRGVCPNCASA from the coding sequence ATGAGTGACCTGCTGGAACGACTTCGCGGACGCGGCTGGCGCATGACGGCACAGCGGCGCGTCGTGGCCGAGGTGCTCGACGGTGACCACGTGCACCTGACGGCCGACGAGGTGCACGCACGCGCCGTGGCCAAGCTGCCCGAGATCTCGCGCGCGACCGTCTACAACACGTTGGGCGAGCTCGTTTCCCTCGGCGAGGTCCTGGAGGTCGCCACGGACCGGCGCGCCAAGCGGTACGACCCGAACGCCCACCGGCCGCACCAGCACCTGGTCTGCGCGCAGTGCGGCGCCATCCGCGACGTCCACCCCGCGGGCAACCCGCTGGCCGACCTGCCCGACTCGGAGCGCTTCGGCTTCGTCGTGTCGGCGGTCGAGGTCACCTACCGCGGCGTCTGCCCGAACTGCGCGAGCGCCTGA
- a CDS encoding molybdenum cofactor biosynthesis protein MoaE, which translates to MAPHFDHPGEQAAQDPVRLLEIRETPLSIDEVFRAVGDDATGGTTLFVGTVRNHDGGADVESLGYSCHPTAEAEMRRIAERVVAKYPVRALAAVHRVGDLSVGDLAVVVAVSCPHRGEAFEACRMLIDDLKHEVPIWKHQTFADGSEEWVGAC; encoded by the coding sequence ATGGCACCGCACTTCGACCACCCCGGCGAGCAGGCCGCCCAGGACCCCGTCCGGCTGCTCGAGATCCGCGAAACCCCGCTCTCGATCGACGAGGTCTTCCGGGCCGTCGGCGACGACGCCACGGGAGGCACGACGCTCTTCGTCGGCACGGTGCGCAACCACGACGGCGGGGCGGACGTCGAGTCGCTCGGCTACTCCTGCCACCCGACGGCGGAGGCCGAGATGCGCCGGATCGCCGAGCGCGTCGTGGCCAAGTACCCGGTCCGCGCCCTGGCCGCCGTGCACCGCGTGGGAGACCTCAGCGTCGGCGACCTGGCCGTGGTCGTCGCGGTCTCCTGCCCGCACCGCGGGGAGGCCTTCGAGGCCTGCCGGATGCTGATCGACGACCTCAAGCACGAAGTCCCGATCTGGAAGCACCAGACCTTCGCCGACGGCTCCGAGGAGTGGGTCGGCGCCTGCTGA
- a CDS encoding PPA1309 family protein, whose protein sequence is MLSMSNVSPSPGTPMAASPLTRACLEIDEYAAGLGWDKPARLFALVDTARLKKQEPRLASQLGLDKDDAGKSSLTPIEQDTVPSGTPLDKFLGTIAWPDAVVGCALTVERLMLPPSAEASVPEGLSDKQLSKWVASHPERQEVRLTVAVLRDGSRESAVRLREKDSSTEVLTGGGLVPGLAEALAATFA, encoded by the coding sequence ATGTTGTCCATGTCCAACGTTTCGCCTTCCCCCGGCACCCCCATGGCGGCCAGCCCGCTGACCCGCGCCTGTCTCGAGATCGACGAGTACGCGGCCGGCCTCGGCTGGGACAAGCCCGCGCGGCTGTTCGCGCTGGTCGACACCGCCCGGCTCAAGAAGCAGGAGCCGCGCCTGGCCTCCCAGCTCGGCCTCGACAAGGACGACGCCGGCAAGAGCTCCCTCACCCCGATCGAGCAGGACACGGTCCCGTCCGGGACCCCCCTCGACAAGTTCCTGGGCACCATCGCCTGGCCCGACGCCGTTGTCGGGTGTGCGCTGACCGTCGAGCGCCTGATGCTGCCGCCGTCCGCGGAGGCCTCCGTACCGGAGGGCCTGAGCGACAAGCAGCTGTCGAAGTGGGTCGCCTCCCACCCGGAGCGGCAGGAGGTCCGGCTCACCGTGGCCGTGCTGCGCGACGGCTCGCGGGAGTCCGCCGTACGGCTGCGCGAGAAGGACTCCTCGACGGAGGTCCTCACCGGCGGGGGCCTGGTGCCGGGCCTGGCCGAGGCCCTGGCCGCGACCTTCGCCTAG